One Syntrophales bacterium genomic window, GCCGATAGTTTCAGGCACAAAGGCACAAAGTAATATTTTCCTCTTTTTCCTCTGTGCCTCTGTGCCTTTACCACTTTGTGTCTGAAGACAAGGGGGTTTCCCCATTCTTCGAGTTGAAACAATAAAGATATTCCCCGGATTAACTTTTACCCTTGCACACAATGTTGTTGTGTGGTAGTTGCCACAACGTGCCGATTGAAGCTCCCCGCAACTTGTTGCGGGGAATCTCCGACTGCTAAGGAAAAAAATTGTTTTTTATTCGCTCGCTAACCCCGCCGCAAGCAGCGGGGAATGCGCTCGCTGTTCAGTTCATCGGTGGCAAATCGAGAAGCTACGACAGGATTTAATATGGTAAAAATGGAAGATATCAGCAAACTAAAAGAGACTGCAAGGCTGATGAGGATTAACATCCTCACGATGATACACAATGCCAACTCCGGGCATACCGGTGGTTCCCTTTCTGCAGCAGATATAATGACTGCCCTTTATTTTCACGTGTTGAATCATAATCCGGACGACCCGAACTGGCAGGAAAGGGACAGGTTCGTTCTCTCCAAAGGACACGGCGCCCCCGCACTTTATTCGGCACTGGCTATGTGCGGCTACTTCAATCTCAAGGAACTTATGACGTTGAGAAAACTGAATAGCTCTCTCCAGGGACACCCTGACGTGAGAAAAACAAAGGGGGTCAATGCCACCTCAGGTTCGCTAGGACAGGGATTGTCCGTTGCCAACGGTATGGCCATGGGGCTCCGCCTCGAAGGTCTGCAATCGAACGTCTATGTTATGCTTGGCGATGGAGAACTGCAAGAGGGGCAGATCTGGGAAGCCGCCATGACAGCAGCCCATTATAAGCTCGGAAAAGTGATGGCTATTGTAGACAACAATGGCCTCCAGATCGACGGTGCGGTAAAAGATGTCATGGGCATAGAACCGCTTTATGACAAGTGGAAGGCCTTCGGATGGAATGTTCAGGTAATCGACGGCCATAACTTTGAGGAAATCATACCGGCTCTGGAGAGCGTAAAGAACTGTAATGTTACGGACACCCCGTCCGTTGTAATAGCTAAAACCATAAAAGGGAAAGGGGTTTCGTTCTTTGAGGGTCTGGCGAAATACCATGGCGTGGCACCGACAGATGAAGAATTCAAAAAAGCGCTCAAGGAGCTTGGTGGATAGATGACAGATACACTCGGAACAAGAAATGTTTATGGGGAAACCCTGGTTGAACTTGCCCGGACCAATAAAGACATCGTCGCCCTCGATGCTGATCTCTCGGGATCAACAATGACAAAACTCTTTGCCAAAGAATTTCCTGACAGATTCTTCAATATGGGAATATCCGAGCAGGATATGATGGGAACTGCAGCCGGTCTTGCTCTCGCC contains:
- a CDS encoding transketolase codes for the protein MANREATTGFNMVKMEDISKLKETARLMRINILTMIHNANSGHTGGSLSAADIMTALYFHVLNHNPDDPNWQERDRFVLSKGHGAPALYSALAMCGYFNLKELMTLRKLNSSLQGHPDVRKTKGVNATSGSLGQGLSVANGMAMGLRLEGLQSNVYVMLGDGELQEGQIWEAAMTAAHYKLGKVMAIVDNNGLQIDGAVKDVMGIEPLYDKWKAFGWNVQVIDGHNFEEIIPALESVKNCNVTDTPSVVIAKTIKGKGVSFFEGLAKYHGVAPTDEEFKKALKELGG